The proteins below come from a single Eremothecium sinecaudum strain ATCC 58844 chromosome II, complete sequence genomic window:
- the ENT5 gene encoding Ent5p (Syntenic homolog of Ashbya gossypii AGR046C; Syntenic homolog of Saccharomyces cerevisiae YDR153C (ENT5)), translated as MDSLSKKISNLGIHDIRNAARFAQNVIIQYEPYQIDIRKATNTDSWGPTPKQLAKVLRNRTHVPIYLITEYTMKRLVDHMAKRPKNLYEKARKEYVNYGSEWRVVLKSLLVLEYLLLTCNSGQELDQTVSCLTTHKHILTRDTMQFKVEFSSDGKMEIHERGIKKKCEQLIQYIEDPGYLKRVRAKQKQQSAHINSSGGSYVLNSSYNDNRIHVGDETPAYDLSDEFDEYKPQSSQLPGPSASNKHTRTSVAEEQRRQRREILRERIKNGEQQRKSNASAKNQPVVDLLDLDDIEVPPSQSSGSQDHDEEEDDFGDFQSEHDVSPAPDKQDSQDLDLLSWGGSNSSSAVRSSSNYNNSAQNSSNQQHKDTFAELYSYSKTRI; from the coding sequence ATGGACTCTCTATCCAAAAAGATCAGCAACTTAGGTATTCATGATATTCGTAATGCAGCACGGTTTGCTCAAAATGTGATAATTCAGTATGAACCGTACCAGATAGACATTAGAAAGGCAACTAATACTGATTCATGGGGTCCTACTCCGAAACAGCTTGCAAAAGTGTTACGAAATCGAACTCACGTTCCAATATATCTAATTACTGAGTACACTATGAAACGCCTGGTGGATCACATGGCAAAAAGACCGAAGAATTTGTATGAAAAAGCTAGGAAGGAGTATGTTAACTATGGGAGCGAATGGAGAGTCGTTCTTAAGTCATTGCTGGTATTGGAGTACTTATTGCTTACATGCAACTCTGGTCAGGAGTTAGACCAAACTGTTAGCTGCCTCACAACTCACAAACATATTCTCACTCGTGATACCATGCAGTTCAAGGTTGAATTCAGTAGTGACGGGAAAATGGAGATTCATGAAAGGGGTATCAAGAAGAAATGCGAGCAGTTGATACAGTATATCGAAGATCCTGGATACTTGAAAAGAGTGAGAGCTAAGCAGAAGCAACAGTCTGCACATATCAACTCTAGTGGCGGAAGCTACGTCCTCAACTCATCTTACAATGACAACCGCATCCACGTTGGTGACGAAACACCTGCTTATGACCTAAGCGATGAATTCGATGAGTATAAGCCACAGAGTTCACAATTGCCAGGGCCTTCTGCGAGCAACAAACATACTCGCACCTCAGTTGCTGAAGAACAACGCAGACAGAGGAGAGAGATTTTGCGTGAGCGTATTAAGAATGGGGAGCAACAAAGAAAGAGTAATGCAAGCGCTAAAAATCAGCCAGTGGTGGACCTATTGGATCTAGATGACATAGAAGTTCCGCCCTCTCAAAGTTCGGGAAGTCAAGACCAcgatgaggaagaagatgattTCGGAGATTTTCAAAGTGAACATGATGTGAGCCCCGCGCCAGATAAACAGGACTCTCAGGATTTAGATTTGCTATCCTGGGGCGGATCAAACTCTTCTTCTGCTGTACGCAGCTCCTCCAACTACAATAACAGTGCCCAGAATTCCAGCAATCAACAGCACAAGGATACATTTGCTGAGTTGTACTCGTACTCTAAGACTCGTATATAG
- the GIR2 gene encoding Gir2p (Syntenic homolog of Ashbya gossypii AGR045W; Syntenic homolog of Saccharomyces cerevisiae YDR152W (GIR2)): protein MSCQEEQLQELEVVEAIYPDEFYAINSEYPDIQFRVDLKLDLIPLNTSSFTEKSIEFEQHIVIEFLLPETYPDVVPKLKIEPYKVSLKDGEEIDGEEEEELGFDEQGNPITAKLENIPDMIDFDDYIPELIEALLAQVESDMLVGAPMCFGLISSAKENCETWFQNTLQALELAHEQKLREREMEEQKKFQGTKVTKESYLEWRKNFRRDFGLDERDARRRMEAHSGRLSGRQVFEQGLAGAEDDEVAAVEDELSQGIKQL from the coding sequence ATGTCGTGTCAGGAGGAACAGTTGCAAGAGCTTGAGGTTGTGGAGGCTATTTATCCGGATGAGTTTTACGCCATTAATAGTGAATATCCAGATATTCAGTTCCGTGTGGATTTGAAATTGGATCTCATACCATTAAATACTTCTTCTTTTACAGAGAAATCTATTGAATTTGAGCAGCATATAGTTATTGAATTTTTGTTACCCGAGACTTATCCAGATGTAGTCCCAAAATTGAAGATTGAGCCTTATAAGGTGTCTCTGAAGGATGGTGAAGAAATTGACGGTGAGGAGGAAGAGGAGTTAGGGTTTGATGAACAAGGTAATCCTATTACAGCTAAGTTAGAGAATATCCCTGATATGATTGATTTTGATGACTATATTCCAGAATTGATCGAGGCATTATTAGCACAGGTAGAAAGTGATATGTTGGTAGGGGCACCTATGTGTTTCGGTCTTATTTCCTCTGCGAAGGAAAATTGTGAGACGTGGTTCCAGAACACTCTCCAGGCCTTAGAATTGGCACATGAACAGAAATTGCGCGAACGAGAAATGGAAGAACAGAAGAAGTTTCAAGGCACGAAAGTGACCAAGGAGTCTTACCTTGAGTGGCGGAAGAATTTCAGAAGGGACTTTGGTCTTGATGAGCGAGACGCCAGAAGGAGGATGGAGGCACATTCCGGTCGTTTATCCGGACGCCAAGTTTTTGAGCAGGGCTTAGCAGGTGCTGAAGATGACGAGGTAGCTGCAGTTGAAGATGAGCTATCACAAGGGATTAAGCAGTTATAG
- a CDS encoding HBR059Wp (Syntenic homolog of Ashbya gossypii AGR044C; Syntenic homolog of Saccharomyces cerevisiae YDR151C (CTH1) and YLR136C (TIS11)): protein MELNFVTPRHDTVRIGLVKHTGIVGRTITEKQSDQTDYSQMSSSPSNTQISVFSNGYEDYDARIREIEAYYIKTLLSDDYGSEAVTSEESLSVTKPTLQNEFLGMQRSWSQVNNEIQPFSQGLASSVSNFEVEINPQYRPLNGILPLTTENLESLQRPVTKDVTPPPKKHAHQPQEKINKVLYKTELCESFSTTGFCKYNEKCQFAHGLQELKFKERSNKFRTRPCLNWMKTGYCRYGARCCFKHGNDNDIKIYLEAGLIKLNGDKAVAAEAGNAGNAGNAGKKRNLHANVNILQKMAW, encoded by the coding sequence aTGGAATTAAATTTTGTTACCCCCCGACATGATACGGTTAGGATAGGTCTTGTTAAACACACAGGAATAGTGGGCCGTACCATAACAGAGAAACAAAGTGACCAGACGGATTATTCGCAGATGTCATCATCACCAAGTAATACTCAGATATCAGTGTTTTCTAATGGTTATGAAGATTATGATGCCCGTATTAGAGAGATTGAAGCGTACTATATAAAGACCTTGTTGTCCGATGACTATGGTTCTGAGGCGGTAACGAGTGAGGAAAGCTTGTCGGTGACGAAGCCAACACTACAAAATGAATTTTTGGGTATGCAAAGATCATGGTCTCAGgttaataatgaaatcCAGCCATTTAGTCAGGGGTTGGCTTCATCTGTTTCTAATTTTGAAGTCGAGATAAATCCGCAATATCGGCCTTTGAACGGTATTTTACCGCTTACAACAGAAAACCTGGAAAGTTTGCAGAGACCAGTAACGAAAGATGTTACACCTCCACCAAAGAAGCATGCGCATCAACCCCAAGAGAAAATTAATAAGGTTCTTTATAAAACCGAGCTTTGTGAATCATTCTCGACTACCGGTTTCTGCAAATATAACGAAAAATGCCAATTTGCTCATGGTTTACAGGAACTGAAATTCAAAGAGCGATCTAATAAGTTCAGGACCCGGCCTTGTTTAAACTGGATGAAGACCGGCTATTGTAGATATGGCGCACGTTGTTGCTTTAAACACGGTAATGATAATGACATCAAAATTTACTTGGAAGCAGGCCTGATCAAGTTAAATGGTGACAAAGCCGTAGCGGCAGAAGCTGGAAATGCTGGAAATGCTGGAAATGCTGGCAAGAAGCGGAACTTGCATGCCAATGTGAATATTTTACAGAAAATGGCATGGTAA